A region from the Euzebyales bacterium genome encodes:
- a CDS encoding 3-hydroxyacyl-CoA dehydrogenase has product MDLDNATFIVTGGGSGLGAATAHALANGGASVVLADVDAEAGAEAEAAIGDHARFVETDVTDGASVQATVDAAIDAFGGVRGLVNCAGIATATRVVGRDGPQSLDEFTRVIHVNLIGTFNAIRLVGAAMMDNEPDAVGERGVIVNTASVAAFDGQIGQAAYSASKGGVAAMTLPVAREFATHGIRVATIAPGIFDTPMMAGLPEKARESLGDQVPFPSRLGRPDEYAALALHIVGNQMLNGEVIRLDGAIRMAPR; this is encoded by the coding sequence GTGGACCTCGACAACGCCACGTTCATCGTCACGGGTGGGGGATCGGGGCTCGGCGCCGCCACGGCACACGCCCTCGCCAACGGTGGCGCATCCGTCGTGCTGGCGGACGTCGACGCCGAGGCCGGCGCCGAGGCCGAGGCCGCGATCGGCGATCACGCCAGGTTCGTCGAGACCGATGTCACCGACGGCGCCAGCGTCCAGGCAACGGTCGACGCCGCCATCGACGCGTTCGGTGGTGTCCGGGGGCTGGTCAACTGCGCGGGCATCGCGACCGCGACGCGTGTCGTCGGTCGCGACGGACCCCAGTCGCTCGACGAGTTCACGCGGGTCATCCACGTCAACCTCATCGGCACGTTCAACGCCATCCGTCTGGTCGGTGCCGCGATGATGGACAACGAACCGGACGCGGTCGGTGAGCGTGGCGTGATCGTCAACACGGCATCGGTCGCGGCGTTCGACGGGCAGATCGGCCAGGCCGCGTACTCGGCGTCGAAGGGTGGCGTCGCCGCGATGACCCTGCCGGTGGCCCGCGAGTTTGCGACGCACGGCATCCGTGTGGCGACGATCGCGCCGGGGATCTTCGACACGCCGATGATGGCGGGTCTGCCAGAGAAGGCCCGCGAGTCGCTGGGCGACCAGGTGCCGTTCCCGAGCCGGCTGGGCCGTCCCGACGAGTACGCGGCGCTCGCGCTGCACATCGTGGGCAACCAGATGCTCAACGGCGAGGTCATCCGTCTCGACGGCGCCATCCGCATGGCGCCACGGTGA